The sequence CCATGTAGAACGCCTGTTCCGGCAGCTCGTCATGCAGGCCCTCAACGATCTCCTTGAATCCGCGGATCGTGTCCTCCAGCTTGACGTACTTGCCGGGGGTGCCGGTGAACTGTTCGGCCACGAAGAAGGGCTGAGACAGGAACCTCTGGACCTTCCTGGCCCTGGCCACGGTGAGCCTGTCTTCCTCCGAAAGCTCGTCCATACCGAGGATGGCGATGATATCCTGAAGGTCATTGTACCGCTGAAGGATCTGCTGGACCTCTCGGGCGACTTTGTAGTGCTCCTCACCCACGATCCTGGGATCCAGGATCCTGGAGGTGGAGTCGAGAGGATCCACGGCCGGGTAGATCCCAAGCTCGGAGATCTTTCTGGAAAGAACGGTTGTGGCGTCCAGGTGCGAGAAGGTCGTAGCCGGAGCGGGGTCGGTAAGGTCATCGGCAGGGACGTAGATGGCCTGGACCGAGGTGATGGAACCTTTGCTGGTAGAGGTGATCCTCTCCTGCATCTCACCCATCTCGGTGGCGAGGGTGGGCTGATAACCCACGGCACTGGGGATACGGCCCAGGAGAGCGGAGACCTCGGAGCCTGCCTGGGTGAACCGGAAGATGTTGTCTACGAACAGGAGAACGTCCTGGCCTTCTTCGTCCCTGAAGTACTCAGCGGCGGTGAGGCCTGAAAGCCCAACCCTCAGACGCGCCCCGGGAGGCTCGTTCATCTGGCCATAGACGAGGATGGTTTTGTCGAGGACCTTGGACTCCTTCATCTCCAACCACAGGTCGTTGCCTTCACGGGTACGTTCACCCACTCCGGAAAAGACCGAGAAACCGCCGTGCTCGGTGGCGATGTTGTTGATCATCTCCATGATGATAACGGTCTTGCCCACCCCGGCGCCTCCGAACAGGCCGATCTTGCCGCCTTTGACATAGGGTTGGATGAGATCAATGACCTTGACGCCGGTCTCGAGGATCTCGTTCTC comes from bacterium and encodes:
- the atpD gene encoding F0F1 ATP synthase subunit beta, whose protein sequence is MKNIGRITQIIGPVLDIEFEPGKLPAIYNAVRIQAESGGVKIDLITEVQAHQGNNVVRTVAMSSTDGLIRGMEAEDTGGPITIPVGRSTLGRIMNVTGDPVDEMGPIESDVRYPIHRPAPSLEDQSTENEILETGVKVIDLIQPYVKGGKIGLFGGAGVGKTVIIMEMINNIATEHGGFSVFSGVGERTREGNDLWLEMKESKVLDKTILVYGQMNEPPGARLRVGLSGLTAAEYFRDEEGQDVLLFVDNIFRFTQAGSEVSALLGRIPSAVGYQPTLATEMGEMQERITSTSKGSITSVQAIYVPADDLTDPAPATTFSHLDATTVLSRKISELGIYPAVDPLDSTSRILDPRIVGEEHYKVAREVQQILQRYNDLQDIIAILGMDELSEEDRLTVARARKVQRFLSQPFFVAEQFTGTPGKYVKLEDTIRGFKEIVEGLHDELPEQAFYMVGTIEEAIEQGKKMAESAA